The following nucleotide sequence is from Vicinamibacterales bacterium.
ATGACGCTAACGAGATGGGGAGCCCTGGCCGGGGCCCTCGTGCTGGCGGCCGGGGCGGGAGCGCCGGCTCCTGTCATGGCGCAGGATCGCGACACGCTGACGCGTGCGTTCGCGATCGCCGGACGCGGCGCGCACATCGGGATCGCGGTCGAGGAACTCGACGACGCCGCCGCGAAGCAGATGAAGGGTGTGCGAGTGGATACGGTGTCGCCGAACGGTCCCGCCGACAAGGCAGGGATCAAGGCGGGCGACGTGATCACCGAGTTCGACGGCGAGCGCGTCCGCAGCACGCTCCAGTTCTCCCGGCTGGTGACGGAGACGCCGCCCGGGCGCGATGTGCCGATGGTGCTGTCGCGCAACGGCCAGCGCATGAACGTGACGGTGTCGCCGGAGCCGCGCACGTGGTCGGATGACTTCGGGCTGCGGATGCTCGACGTGCCGCGGGCGATGCGCGTGCCTCGTCCGGCCGTTCCGCCAGCCCCGCCTCGCCCGCCGGCGGCCGGGCCGGAGCCGTTCGACTTTCCAGGGTTGCTGCGGTTCGGCGGCGGGCGCCGTCTCGGCGTGACCGTGGAAGGACTCGACGATCAGCTCGCCGCGTACTTCGGCGTCAAGGAGGGCGTGCTGGTGAAATCCGTTCTCGCCGATTCCGCCGCACAGAAGGCCGGCATCAAGGCGGGCGACGTGATCACCGCACTCAACGGCTCGAAGGTGTACGACGCGTCGGATCTGAATCGCGCCCTCGATCGCATCGACTCGAGCGGCGAGTTCACGGCGGAGATCGTCCGCGACAAGAAGACGCAGGCGGTCAAGGGGAAGATCGAGGCGCGCGAGAGCCGCGGCCGCGTGCGCACGCGGACGATTCTCTAGCCCGCGGCCTCGCTCCTCGCCCGGGCCGACGGCGGCCCGGCGAGCGTCGCGAGCTGCGCGGCGACAATGGTGGCG
It contains:
- a CDS encoding PDZ domain-containing protein, which gives rise to MTLTRWGALAGALVLAAGAGAPAPVMAQDRDTLTRAFAIAGRGAHIGIAVEELDDAAAKQMKGVRVDTVSPNGPADKAGIKAGDVITEFDGERVRSTLQFSRLVTETPPGRDVPMVLSRNGQRMNVTVSPEPRTWSDDFGLRMLDVPRAMRVPRPAVPPAPPRPPAAGPEPFDFPGLLRFGGGRRLGVTVEGLDDQLAAYFGVKEGVLVKSVLADSAAQKAGIKAGDVITALNGSKVYDASDLNRALDRIDSSGEFTAEIVRDKKTQAVKGKIEARESRGRVRTRTIL